GGAACCAAATTCAAAACTTAAAAATCCACTTGGACTTGTGAAAAGTACAGATCGTGGTGCGAGCTTTGAAAAATTGGCATTTTACGGTGAAATCGATTTTCACTATATGGCAGTGGGATATGAGTCAAATGCCATCTATGCATTGAATGAAATGCCAACAAAAGATATGCCGGCGGGTCTTCATTATTCACTCGATGAGGGAGCATCATGGAAGCAAGCTTCAATGAATGGTTTCGATTCAGAGTACATCTCGAATTTAGCAGCACATCCTTCCCGCGAAGAAATAATTACAATAGGGAGTAAAGATGGATTGTTTTTCTCTCAGGACTTTGGTGAAAACTTTTTCCCTCTAAAGAAGGCGGGGATGGTTACATTTGTGATGTTAACTGAAACAGGAGGATTGTATGCCAACTACGAGAATGACATTGTGAAGCTCAGCTCGTTTGTATCAGATGGGAAAGAAGAAGAGGAAATTCCGCTTCCAGACGAAATTGCTCCTATCGTATATATAGCGGTTGATCCAGATGATCAACAGGAGATTGTAATTGCAACTTTTACTAATGATATTTTTAGGACAACAGACGGAGGAGTAAATTGGGATACCCTTGCTAAAAATGGAGAGTTACTAAATTAAAGTAGGGTTGGTGATTTTCAATGTATGGATTTTTATCGAAAATCAGTCAAATAATCACGGAGCCTGTCACTGGCCTTATTAATGCGTATGCAGATTTCCCACTCATGTTTGCATTACTGTTAGGAGTGGTTGGCGCTGTTGCCCCATGTCAATTGACAGGGAATATGAGCGCCATCACTCTTTACGGTAATCGGACCATTCAATTCAAGACGGATTGG
The genomic region above belongs to Sporosarcina sp. Marseille-Q4943 and contains:
- a CDS encoding F510_1955 family glycosylhydrolase, with translation MKKIAKYIGIAGMITLLSACNATKDDTFGYEELENSKIDHLHGLGYINGGPEVVISTHEGLYAYGEDGWKEANSEKHDYMGFQAVREGFFSSGHPEPNSKLKNPLGLVKSTDRGASFEKLAFYGEIDFHYMAVGYESNAIYALNEMPTKDMPAGLHYSLDEGASWKQASMNGFDSEYISNLAAHPSREEIITIGSKDGLFFSQDFGENFFPLKKAGMVTFVMLTETGGLYANYENDIVKLSSFVSDGKEEEEIPLPDEIAPIVYIAVDPDDQQEIVIATFTNDIFRTTDGGVNWDTLAKNGELLN